One Ignavibacterium sp. DNA segment encodes these proteins:
- a CDS encoding aldo/keto reductase, whose product MKRDINYKIKMNNGVEIPQLGLGVYLTKSGSVCINAILWALEAGYRHIDTAKFYKNERDVGEAIRNSGIKREEVFVTTKLWNDDQGYESTLKAFDKSLKELNLGYIDCYLIHWPVQEKRKDSWKALEKIYESGYCKSIGVSNYMIPHLEELFTYANTIPVMNQVEFNPYNYQKDLLEVCNKNKIILEAYAPLTRAKKLNDKNILPITDKHKKSNAQVLIRWAIQHELVVIPKSVHKERIIENASVYDFTLDESDMEILDNMDEGFRSSWDPTKID is encoded by the coding sequence ATGAAAAGAGATATTAACTACAAAATTAAAATGAATAACGGAGTTGAAATTCCACAACTTGGTCTTGGAGTTTATCTTACTAAATCTGGCAGCGTATGTATTAACGCGATACTCTGGGCATTAGAAGCAGGTTACAGACATATTGATACTGCTAAGTTTTATAAAAACGAAAGAGATGTTGGTGAAGCTATTAGAAACTCAGGGATAAAACGAGAAGAAGTTTTTGTTACAACAAAACTATGGAATGATGATCAAGGTTATGAGTCTACACTTAAAGCTTTTGATAAAAGTCTGAAGGAACTAAATCTAGGTTACATTGATTGTTATTTGATTCATTGGCCTGTTCAGGAAAAAAGAAAAGACAGTTGGAAAGCATTGGAAAAAATTTATGAATCTGGCTACTGCAAATCAATCGGAGTAAGTAATTATATGATTCCCCATCTTGAAGAGTTATTTACTTATGCCAATACAATTCCTGTTATGAATCAGGTAGAATTTAATCCTTATAACTATCAAAAAGATTTACTTGAGGTATGCAATAAAAACAAAATTATTTTGGAAGCTTATGCTCCTTTAACGCGAGCAAAAAAGCTAAATGATAAGAATATTTTACCTATCACTGATAAACACAAAAAATCAAATGCACAGGTTTTAATACGCTGGGCAATACAACACGAACTGGTTGTTATTCCTAAATCTGTTCATAAGGAAAGAATAATTGAAAATGCCAGTGTGTATGATTTTACTTTGGATGAATCTGATATGGAAATTCTGGATAATATGGATGAGGGTTTCAGAAGTTCATGGGATCCGACAAAGATTGATTGA
- a CDS encoding TonB-dependent receptor, with protein sequence MKKDFIKILSVLTVLILSINSNILIAQTYSISGTITDLKLKPIQGVNVVILNTNIGAASDHNGNYRISDLKTGIYTIEFSAIGYQKFIKENVTIQNQSIILNIELKESVILSEEVLVTAGKYEQKKSELPVSAEVISGKEFIERNFSNLADAVRFVPGVTMTEDQISIRGSSGYSRGTGSRALLAIDGLPFYTGDTGEIVWEMIPVLEIKRVEIIKGAASSLYGSSAIGGVVNCLTRDISEKPLTILNGFYGFFDKPYYSEWNWSGKRRPFNGLTLSHSNTIGNLGFNVSFTRLEESSYRKDDDFKKYIGFIKTVYNFSPAASVTFLANTFNKRAGQFLYWKDSRNALVVPEKNMNDRIETNRYLFGLMFKNLINDKYLLNIKTSYYRNYFKDNEITPNESASNLYRGEVQLNTNITSSIVLTGGVEGNYSKVNSSLFGNPEAVGFGIYTVADISFSFPLITSIGIRYDYSRLDSLKASGSVSPKLGFNYKIFNNLVLRSSLGIGFRAPALSEAFTSISTSGITIKPNPNIKSEHNMTIESGLNYSPFNQLSLDIAAFYNEYYDMIEPGIDPTDGKVVFTNLVRARIQGFEASASVSILPDQLTLIFNYTYLWARDLETGLALRYRPRHIFYSTIDFRKWNFEAEINFRYSSKVEEIDEELIDLGIIVDGELRVPVYTTDLKFGYNFLSTGFPLNIYLNVKNIFNYNYVELIGNLRPIRNFSLGFNFAF encoded by the coding sequence TTGAAAAAGGATTTTATAAAAATTCTTTCTGTTTTAACTGTCCTTATCTTGTCAATAAATTCAAATATATTAATTGCCCAGACGTACAGTATCAGCGGAACTATTACTGATTTAAAATTAAAACCAATTCAGGGAGTTAATGTAGTTATCTTAAATACAAATATTGGTGCAGCCTCTGATCATAATGGTAATTATAGAATATCAGATTTGAAGACTGGTATTTATACAATAGAATTTTCAGCAATTGGGTATCAAAAATTCATTAAAGAGAATGTAACTATTCAGAACCAATCAATTATTTTAAATATAGAATTGAAGGAATCGGTTATACTTTCAGAAGAAGTTCTGGTAACAGCAGGAAAGTATGAACAGAAAAAATCGGAGCTGCCTGTAAGTGCAGAAGTAATATCAGGCAAAGAATTTATTGAAAGAAATTTTAGCAATCTTGCAGATGCTGTGCGTTTTGTACCTGGTGTAACAATGACTGAAGATCAGATCAGTATAAGAGGTTCAAGCGGATACAGCAGAGGTACAGGGTCGAGAGCATTGCTTGCTATTGATGGATTGCCTTTTTATACAGGCGATACAGGTGAGATTGTTTGGGAAATGATTCCGGTTCTGGAAATTAAAAGAGTGGAAATTATTAAAGGTGCTGCCAGTTCATTATACGGCTCTTCAGCAATTGGTGGGGTCGTAAATTGTTTAACAAGAGATATATCCGAAAAACCATTAACTATTTTAAATGGATTTTATGGATTTTTCGATAAACCTTATTACTCTGAATGGAATTGGTCTGGAAAACGAAGACCATTTAACGGATTAACTCTTTCTCATTCAAATACAATCGGAAATCTTGGTTTCAATGTATCATTTACTCGCCTTGAAGAATCAAGCTACAGAAAGGATGATGATTTTAAAAAGTATATCGGTTTTATTAAGACAGTTTATAATTTTTCGCCTGCTGCATCAGTAACTTTTCTTGCGAACACTTTTAATAAACGTGCTGGTCAATTCCTTTATTGGAAAGACTCAAGAAATGCTTTAGTTGTGCCTGAAAAAAACATGAATGACAGAATTGAAACTAACCGTTATTTATTTGGTTTGATGTTCAAAAATCTAATCAATGATAAATATCTGCTCAATATTAAAACAAGCTACTACCGGAATTATTTTAAAGACAATGAAATTACTCCAAATGAATCAGCTTCAAACTTGTACAGAGGAGAAGTACAATTAAACACAAACATTACCAGTTCTATAGTACTGACGGGCGGTGTAGAAGGTAATTACTCGAAAGTTAATTCGAGCCTTTTTGGAAATCCTGAAGCAGTCGGTTTTGGAATCTATACTGTTGCAGATATTAGTTTTTCATTCCCTCTTATAACCAGTATTGGGATAAGATATGATTACAGCAGACTTGATTCACTGAAAGCATCCGGTTCTGTATCTCCAAAACTTGGTTTTAATTACAAGATATTTAATAATTTAGTTTTAAGATCATCACTCGGAATAGGATTCAGAGCACCGGCTCTTTCAGAAGCTTTCACTTCAATTTCAACCAGCGGAATAACTATTAAGCCAAATCCTAATATAAAATCTGAACATAATATGACAATCGAATCCGGACTGAATTATTCTCCATTTAATCAGCTTAGTTTAGACATTGCTGCTTTTTACAATGAGTATTACGATATGATTGAGCCGGGTATTGATCCCACGGACGGAAAAGTTGTATTTACTAATCTTGTAAGAGCGAGAATACAGGGCTTTGAAGCGAGTGCATCAGTCAGCATTCTTCCGGATCAGCTTACACTAATATTTAATTATACATATTTATGGGCAAGAGATCTTGAAACAGGATTAGCATTGCGTTACCGTCCACGGCATATTTTTTATTCTACTATTGATTTTAGAAAATGGAATTTTGAAGCTGAAATTAACTTCAGATATTCCAGCAAAGTTGAAGAGATAGATGAAGAACTTATTGATCTGGGAATTATAGTTGATGGCGAATTACGCGTACCTGTTTATACAACAGATTTAAAATTTGGATATAACTTTTTGTCAACAGGCTTCCCATTAAATATATATCTGAACGTTAAAAATATTTTCAATTACAATTATGTAGAACTTATCGGCAATCTCAGACCGATCAGAAATTTTTCTCTAGGTTTTAATTTTGCATTTTAA
- a CDS encoding DUF1028 domain-containing protein — MKNIIISSYLFFSLFSTLSFAQAFYNSEPLAHTYSIVARDPQTGEMGVAVQSHWFSVGSIVAWGEAGVGVVATQSFVNPSFGPRGLDLLKKGMTAQEAVELLISTDDGSELRQLAIVDAKGNSFAFTGSKCISEAGHYIGNGYSVQANMMLNNTVWDAMSKAFENTNGPLAERLVAALEAAQNEGGDIRGKQSACLLVVKGNATGNVWEDRLIDLRVEDHPEPVKEIKRLLTVYRAYEHMNNGDLAVEKNDIKLAMQEYNAAMQMFPDNLEMKFWTAVAFVNNGEIDKSLPMFKEIFSADKNWKILTPRLVPNGLLNVTNENLKKILSVNEH, encoded by the coding sequence TTGAAAAATATTATTATCAGTAGTTATTTATTTTTTTCTTTATTCAGTACTCTGTCATTTGCACAAGCATTTTATAATTCAGAACCATTAGCTCACACTTACTCAATTGTTGCACGCGATCCGCAAACTGGTGAAATGGGTGTTGCAGTTCAATCACACTGGTTTTCAGTTGGTTCTATTGTTGCTTGGGGAGAAGCAGGAGTTGGTGTTGTTGCAACTCAATCATTTGTAAATCCCTCATTCGGTCCGAGAGGATTAGATTTGTTAAAAAAAGGTATGACTGCTCAGGAAGCAGTTGAATTATTAATATCAACAGATGATGGCAGTGAATTAAGGCAGCTTGCAATCGTTGATGCCAAAGGTAATTCATTTGCTTTTACAGGATCAAAATGTATTTCTGAAGCAGGACATTATATTGGCAATGGATATTCTGTTCAGGCAAATATGATGCTGAATAATACAGTTTGGGATGCAATGTCAAAAGCTTTTGAAAATACAAACGGCCCATTAGCTGAAAGATTGGTTGCCGCATTAGAAGCTGCTCAGAACGAAGGCGGCGATATTAGAGGTAAACAATCAGCTTGTTTGCTTGTTGTAAAAGGCAATGCAACTGGAAATGTATGGGAAGATAGATTAATTGATTTACGAGTGGAAGATCATCCGGAACCTGTTAAAGAAATAAAAAGACTGCTGACTGTTTATCGTGCCTATGAGCATATGAATAATGGTGATCTTGCTGTTGAAAAAAATGATATTAAACTTGCAATGCAGGAATACAATGCAGCAATGCAGATGTTTCCAGATAATCTTGAAATGAAATTCTGGACTGCAGTTGCCTTTGTAAATAACGGCGAGATTGATAAATCTTTACCAATGTTTAAGGAGATATTTTCTGCTGATAAAAACTGGAAAATTCTTACTCCAAGACTGGTACCAAACGGTCTATTAAATGTAACTAACGAAAATCTTAAAAAAATATTGTCAGTTAATGAGCATTAA
- a CDS encoding sulfite exporter TauE/SafE family protein — MPDLLGILILFSVGSIAAFINVNAGGGSSLTLPVLIFLGLDPSVANGTNRVALLFQNASAVYAFKKEKFYELKNSIILSALTLPGAIFGAVTAVNISDELFEKILGVIMIFIIITMLLPKKKTEKSSIDFTIDWKIVIAMIIVGFYGAFLQVGVGFLLMASFQYLMKLDLIRVNMHKVFVVFVFTLPALLVFILTDNINWFYGLTLSAGNAFGGWWGAKLSVKKGEKLIKFVLIAAILIMALKLLNVY, encoded by the coding sequence TTGCCCGATTTACTTGGAATATTGATTTTATTTTCTGTGGGCAGTATAGCAGCATTTATAAATGTTAATGCAGGCGGCGGCTCATCCCTAACTTTACCTGTCTTGATTTTTCTGGGTCTTGATCCATCAGTTGCAAATGGAACAAATCGAGTTGCACTTCTTTTCCAAAACGCCTCAGCGGTTTATGCTTTCAAAAAAGAGAAGTTTTATGAGCTCAAAAATAGCATAATTCTTTCTGCCCTTACTTTACCAGGAGCAATATTCGGTGCAGTTACTGCAGTTAATATAAGTGATGAATTATTCGAAAAGATTCTTGGTGTTATAATGATTTTCATTATCATTACAATGCTTCTGCCGAAAAAGAAAACAGAAAAATCTTCTATTGATTTTACTATCGATTGGAAAATTGTTATCGCAATGATTATTGTTGGATTCTATGGTGCATTTCTTCAAGTTGGAGTTGGTTTTTTATTAATGGCTTCGTTTCAGTACTTGATGAAACTAGATCTGATAAGAGTTAATATGCACAAAGTTTTTGTAGTCTTCGTATTTACACTTCCTGCACTATTAGTTTTTATTTTAACAGATAATATTAATTGGTTTTACGGATTAACACTTTCAGCTGGCAATGCTTTTGGCGGATGGTGGGGTGCAAAACTTTCTGTTAAGAAAGGTGAAAAACTTATTAAGTTCGTTTTGATCGCGGCAATTTTAATTATGGCACTTAAACTTTTAAATGTTTATTAA
- the uvrA gene encoding excinuclease ABC subunit UvrA, with protein sequence MEKESIIVKGAREHNLKNIDVEIPRDSFTVITGLSGSGKSSLAFDTIYAEGQRRYIESLSAYARQFLDMLEKPEVDLIEGLSPAISIEQKSTSGNPRSTVGTVTEIYDYLRLLYARIGVPHCYNCGKPVTKQTTNQIIDTIIQNQSGKKVNVLAPVVRGRKGHYRELFEEIVSDGFLKVRVDAEYHEIEKGFHVDRYKIHNIEIAVDKINVSEKSRSRLTQSVDVALNYGEGIVIIDENGEDKIYSRHLACLDCGISYRELAPNSFSFNSPYGSCPDCEGLGEIKQLDINLIIPDWNKSINEEGIAPIGKPRSIWFFNQLEAVGKKFGFDFDTPLKNLTAEQKDLLLNGSPEKISFTYNYGKGKPVTYLHRFSGVMSYLNNYYSTTTSNHIRDWVEAYMTSAACQTCNGGRLKKESLSVKFQGKNISEVTKLSINRAAEFFSTLKLKGKEAIIAKPILKEIIERLGFLLNVGLDYLTLDRSARTLSGGESQRIRLATQIGSQLAGVLYVLDEPSIGLHQSDNIKLINSLKNLRDLGNTVIVVEHDRETIDSSDYMIDLGPAAGVQGGEVCIAGKTSELIKRKNGFDSLTLSYLTDKMQIEIPVKRRKGIGKSLILKGANGNNLKNVNLKIPLGTLTLITGVSGSGKSTLVNETLVKILMKKIYNSKLVPLPYKSVEGLEHIDKVIEIDQSPIGRTPRSNPATYTGLFTYIRDLFAQLPESKMRGYATGRFSFNVVGGRCEECGGDGLKKIEMNFLPDVYVLCDVCQGKRYNRETLQVLYKTKSISDVLEMRIDEALEFFKDLPRIYRKIKAIHDVGLGYIKLGQQATTLSGGEAQRVKLATELSKVSTGKTIYILDEPTTGLHFEDVKILLGVLNKLVEKENTVVVVEHNLDVIKTADWIIDLGPGGGEFGGEIIAEGTPEQIIKNKKSLTGKFLVKELGK encoded by the coding sequence TTGGAAAAAGAAAGTATAATTGTTAAGGGTGCACGCGAGCACAATTTAAAAAATATAGATGTTGAGATTCCACGAGATTCGTTCACAGTAATTACTGGTTTATCCGGTTCCGGAAAATCTTCTTTAGCATTTGATACTATTTATGCTGAAGGTCAGCGTAGATATATTGAATCATTATCTGCTTATGCTCGTCAGTTTTTAGATATGCTGGAAAAACCTGAAGTAGATTTGATTGAAGGTTTAAGTCCTGCAATTTCAATCGAGCAGAAATCAACTTCAGGTAATCCAAGATCAACCGTAGGAACGGTAACAGAAATTTATGATTATCTAAGATTGCTTTATGCAAGAATCGGGGTTCCGCATTGCTATAATTGCGGTAAACCCGTAACAAAGCAAACTACAAATCAGATAATAGATACAATTATTCAGAATCAATCTGGCAAGAAAGTTAATGTACTTGCACCTGTTGTACGTGGAAGAAAAGGACACTACCGCGAACTTTTTGAAGAAATTGTTTCAGATGGATTCCTGAAAGTTAGAGTTGATGCAGAGTATCATGAAATTGAAAAGGGTTTTCATGTTGACCGGTATAAAATTCATAATATTGAAATAGCTGTTGATAAAATTAATGTCAGTGAAAAATCTCGCAGCAGATTAACTCAATCAGTTGATGTTGCTTTGAATTATGGAGAGGGGATTGTAATTATTGATGAGAACGGCGAAGATAAAATTTATAGCCGGCACTTAGCCTGTTTGGATTGTGGTATTTCTTACCGTGAGCTTGCACCAAATTCTTTCTCATTCAATTCGCCTTATGGTTCCTGCCCTGATTGTGAAGGACTTGGAGAAATAAAACAACTTGATATTAATCTGATAATTCCTGATTGGAATAAATCAATTAATGAAGAAGGAATTGCACCGATTGGAAAGCCTCGGTCAATTTGGTTCTTTAATCAGTTAGAAGCTGTTGGAAAAAAGTTTGGTTTTGATTTCGATACTCCGCTTAAAAATCTGACAGCAGAACAAAAGGATTTATTATTAAACGGAAGTCCAGAAAAAATCTCTTTTACTTACAATTATGGTAAAGGAAAACCTGTAACATATCTGCATAGATTTTCCGGAGTAATGAGTTATCTTAATAATTATTATTCAACCACAACCTCAAATCATATTCGTGATTGGGTTGAGGCTTATATGACTTCTGCAGCCTGCCAAACTTGTAATGGTGGAAGATTAAAAAAAGAATCTTTGTCAGTAAAATTTCAGGGCAAAAATATCAGTGAGGTTACTAAGCTTTCAATAAATCGTGCTGCAGAGTTTTTTAGTACTCTTAAGTTAAAAGGTAAAGAAGCAATTATTGCAAAACCGATTTTAAAAGAAATTATTGAGCGGTTGGGATTTTTATTGAATGTTGGATTGGATTATTTAACTCTTGACCGTTCCGCAAGAACCTTATCCGGAGGAGAATCACAAAGGATAAGGCTGGCAACACAAATTGGTTCTCAACTTGCAGGAGTACTATATGTGCTTGATGAACCATCAATAGGTTTACATCAAAGCGATAATATTAAATTAATAAACTCACTAAAAAATCTCAGGGATCTTGGTAATACTGTAATTGTGGTTGAGCACGACAGAGAGACAATTGATAGTTCTGATTATATGATTGATCTTGGTCCGGCTGCCGGTGTGCAGGGCGGAGAAGTTTGTATTGCTGGCAAAACATCGGAGCTGATTAAAAGAAAAAATGGATTTGATTCATTAACACTTTCTTATCTAACTGATAAAATGCAAATTGAGATTCCGGTAAAAAGGAGAAAAGGAATTGGAAAATCGCTGATCTTAAAAGGTGCAAATGGTAACAATCTTAAAAATGTTAATCTAAAAATCCCACTTGGAACACTTACACTGATAACAGGAGTAAGCGGCTCCGGCAAATCAACATTAGTTAATGAAACACTTGTAAAGATTCTGATGAAGAAAATTTACAATTCCAAACTTGTACCTTTGCCATACAAATCAGTTGAAGGGCTGGAACATATAGACAAAGTAATAGAAATTGATCAATCACCGATTGGCAGAACACCAAGATCTAATCCTGCAACTTATACTGGTTTATTTACTTATATCCGGGATCTTTTTGCACAGCTGCCTGAATCAAAAATGCGGGGTTATGCTACAGGAAGATTTAGTTTTAACGTAGTAGGCGGAAGATGTGAAGAATGCGGCGGTGATGGATTAAAAAAGATTGAAATGAATTTTCTTCCTGATGTTTATGTACTTTGCGATGTTTGCCAGGGAAAAAGATATAACAGAGAAACTTTGCAGGTTTTGTATAAAACAAAATCAATTTCTGATGTTCTCGAAATGCGTATTGATGAAGCTTTGGAATTTTTTAAAGATCTGCCGAGAATTTACAGAAAGATAAAAGCAATTCATGATGTAGGACTTGGTTATATTAAACTTGGGCAGCAGGCAACAACACTTTCAGGCGGTGAAGCACAGCGGGTTAAGCTTGCTACTGAGCTGAGTAAAGTAAGCACAGGAAAAACAATTTACATTCTTGATGAACCAACAACGGGTTTACATTTTGAAGATGTCAAGATTTTGTTAGGTGTATTGAATAAACTTGTTGAAAAAGAAAATACAGTTGTAGTAGTTGAGCATAATCTGGATGTAATTAAAACTGCAGACTGGATTATTGATCTTGGTCCTGGCGGCGGTGAATTTGGTGGCGAAATTATTGCTGAAGGAACACCAGAACAAATAATTAAAAACAAGAAAAGTTTAACCGGAAAATTTTTGGTTAAAGAATTGGGAAAGTAG
- a CDS encoding T9SS type A sorting domain-containing protein: protein MKRYITLFAVLLFIGNTIAQQASDYFPAQTGFEWKYKVIPLDSASNPINESAYYRMDRFESVANFQGRSADIVLTKSGPLQTIKLLPYQDSLFYSTEGTNGYSYYSVESVRGFLNSLDSLGITQNFSFLNFFTSLQAWYDNYRFASPVNTPYTLMQKDTVITIGTLNVPFRFKYSGSRLNDQTISTALGDLNCKKFLLQWKILSYTVVELLTLNDTVWIAPDNWIVQDIIPGQYVDNLTMLGVDPFSIPGLDIRLTNDIVSVEDEAIISHNFTLEQNYPNPFNPTTTISYNIPQSSFVTLKIYDALGNEAAVLVNEQKTAGRHEVNFSSSQLASGIYFYRLMSGSFDQTKKMILLR from the coding sequence ATGAAAAGATATATTACTTTGTTTGCAGTTTTATTATTCATCGGAAATACAATCGCACAACAGGCAAGCGATTATTTTCCTGCACAAACTGGATTCGAATGGAAGTATAAAGTAATTCCACTTGATTCAGCCAGTAATCCAATTAATGAATCAGCTTATTATCGAATGGATAGATTTGAATCTGTTGCTAATTTTCAGGGAAGATCAGCAGACATTGTTCTGACAAAATCAGGTCCTCTGCAAACTATTAAACTTCTGCCTTATCAGGATTCATTATTTTACAGCACAGAAGGAACAAATGGATATAGCTATTACAGCGTAGAGAGCGTTAGGGGATTTTTAAATTCGCTGGATTCACTTGGAATAACCCAGAATTTTAGTTTCTTAAATTTCTTTACTTCTCTGCAGGCTTGGTATGATAATTACCGGTTTGCTTCGCCTGTAAATACACCATATACTTTAATGCAAAAAGATACTGTGATAACTATTGGTACACTGAATGTTCCATTCAGATTCAAATATTCTGGCAGCAGATTAAATGATCAGACTATCTCAACAGCTCTTGGAGATCTTAATTGTAAAAAGTTTTTATTACAATGGAAGATATTATCATATACAGTTGTTGAACTACTTACATTAAATGATACTGTGTGGATTGCTCCTGATAATTGGATTGTCCAGGATATCATTCCAGGTCAATATGTTGATAACCTTACAATGCTCGGTGTTGATCCATTTTCTATCCCTGGACTTGATATTAGACTTACTAATGATATTGTTAGTGTTGAAGATGAAGCAATAATATCGCATAATTTTACACTTGAACAGAATTATCCAAATCCGTTTAATCCGACCACAACAATCAGTTACAACATTCCTCAAAGTTCTTTTGTAACTCTAAAAATTTATGATGCATTAGGGAATGAAGCTGCAGTTCTTGTAAACGAACAAAAAACAGCAGGCAGACATGAAGTAAATTTCAGCAGCTCCCAACTTGCAAGCGGTATTTATTTCTATAGATTGATGTCAGGTTCATTTGATCAAACGAAAAAAATGATTCTTCTTCGTTAA
- a CDS encoding CocE/NonD family hydrolase, with protein sequence MNSKILTSFSIILLLVSFSNCTQSQQDYVKDNYDKKEYMIEMRDGVKLFTAVYSPKDKSKQYPIIMMRTPYSSNPYGEDKFTGFLGPSIKFLQEGFIFVVQDVRGRYMSEGDFDNMRPHIPNKNDNQIDESSDTYDTIEWLISNIENNNKKVGMWGNSYPGFYTIMGCIDAHPNLICASPQAPISDWFVGDDMHHNGAFSVLMSFNFFKYFGSPRPEPLTKYPPAPEYDSPDAYNFFINHTPIKKLNEEILKNKIPFWDTMMTHGTYDYYWKSRSNLQHLKNIKPAILLVGGWYDAEDLYGALHIYKTIEENDKSNNSRLVMGPWTHGSWIWAKGDSLGDFSFDGNTADYYRNEILLPFFKHYLKGESALNLNDAYVFNTGKNEWNNFEIWPPSESTEITYYFHDKEKLSDKISANPLSFSEYLSDPFNPVPYTAKFQDSKEFYNRLHLIEDQRYASTRPDVLTFTTEPLKKDVTIAGQIIADLFVSTTGTDADFVVKIIDVYPDSAKDPKPNPAFVKMGGYERLVRTEIMRGKFRNSYEHPEPFTPDKVTEVKINLNDAFHTFKTGHKIMIQVSSSYFPFFDVNPNTFCDIYSADKDKFIKANIKIYHSKDHPSNIVFRILN encoded by the coding sequence ATGAACTCAAAAATTCTCACATCTTTTTCAATTATTTTGTTATTAGTATCATTCTCAAATTGCACACAATCCCAGCAGGATTATGTGAAAGATAATTACGATAAAAAAGAATATATGATTGAGATGCGTGATGGAGTAAAACTTTTTACTGCAGTTTATTCACCTAAAGATAAATCAAAACAATATCCAATAATAATGATGAGAACTCCGTATTCATCTAATCCTTACGGCGAAGATAAATTTACCGGATTTTTAGGACCATCAATTAAATTCTTACAAGAAGGATTTATTTTTGTTGTGCAGGATGTTCGCGGCAGATATATGTCCGAAGGTGATTTTGATAATATGCGTCCACATATTCCAAATAAAAATGATAATCAGATTGATGAGAGTAGTGATACTTATGATACAATTGAATGGCTTATCAGTAATATTGAAAACAATAATAAAAAAGTTGGTATGTGGGGTAATTCCTATCCCGGATTTTACACAATAATGGGCTGTATTGATGCACATCCAAACTTAATATGTGCTTCTCCCCAAGCTCCTATTTCTGATTGGTTTGTAGGTGATGATATGCACCATAACGGTGCTTTTTCTGTTCTAATGTCATTTAACTTTTTTAAATATTTTGGAAGTCCAAGACCTGAACCTTTAACAAAATATCCGCCGGCACCAGAATATGATTCGCCTGATGCATATAATTTTTTCATAAATCATACTCCGATAAAAAAATTGAATGAAGAAATTCTGAAAAATAAAATTCCTTTTTGGGATACAATGATGACTCACGGGACTTATGATTACTATTGGAAATCAAGAAGCAATCTGCAGCACTTAAAAAATATAAAACCGGCAATATTATTGGTTGGTGGATGGTATGATGCTGAGGATTTATATGGTGCACTTCATATTTATAAAACTATTGAAGAAAATGATAAATCAAATAATTCAAGATTGGTAATGGGTCCCTGGACTCACGGATCCTGGATCTGGGCAAAAGGAGATTCACTCGGTGATTTTTCTTTTGACGGGAATACGGCTGACTATTATCGCAACGAAATTCTTTTGCCGTTCTTTAAGCACTATCTTAAAGGAGAATCCGCTTTAAACCTGAATGATGCCTATGTTTTTAATACCGGAAAAAATGAATGGAACAATTTTGAAATCTGGCCGCCAAGCGAAAGTACTGAGATTACATATTATTTTCATGATAAAGAAAAATTGAGCGATAAGATCTCTGCTAACCCGCTTTCGTTTTCAGAATATTTAAGTGATCCGTTTAACCCTGTACCATATACAGCAAAATTTCAGGATTCAAAAGAGTTTTATAACCGTCTGCACTTAATTGAAGATCAAAGATATGCTTCAACAAGACCTGATGTTTTAACTTTTACAACTGAACCATTAAAAAAAGATGTAACAATTGCAGGACAAATTATTGCTGATTTATTCGTCTCAACGACTGGAACAGATGCAGATTTTGTAGTCAAAATAATTGATGTTTATCCTGACAGTGCAAAAGATCCAAAACCAAATCCTGCTTTTGTCAAAATGGGCGGTTACGAACGATTAGTCAGAACAGAGATTATGCGCGGTAAATTCAGAAATAGCTATGAACATCCTGAACCGTTTACACCAGATAAAGTAACTGAAGTAAAAATAAATCTTAATGATGCTTTTCATACTTTCAAAACAGGACACAAAATTATGATTCAGGTTTCATCATCTTATTTCCCATTCTTTGATGTAAATCCAAATACTTTTTGTGATATTTACAGTGCTGATAAGGATAAATTTATAAAAGCAAACATTAAAATTTATCACAGTAAAGATCATCCAAGTAATATTGTGTTTAGGATATTAAATTAA